In Hymenobacter sublimis, a single genomic region encodes these proteins:
- the ispF gene encoding 2-C-methyl-D-erythritol 2,4-cyclodiphosphate synthase: MKIRTGFGYDVHQLQEGLPFWLGGIQVPHTHGALGHSDADVLIHVICDALLGAANLRDIGFHFPDTDPQYKGIDSKRLLSEVVRLLQERGYSISNIDSTICLEAPKVNPHIPQMQRVLAEVMGIEPDDISIKATTTEKLGFVGRREGVAAYASVLIMQP, encoded by the coding sequence ATGAAAATCCGGACTGGCTTCGGCTACGACGTTCACCAACTTCAGGAAGGCCTGCCTTTCTGGCTCGGCGGCATTCAGGTGCCCCACACCCACGGCGCCCTCGGCCACTCCGATGCCGACGTGCTCATCCACGTCATCTGCGACGCGCTGCTGGGCGCGGCCAACCTGCGCGACATCGGCTTTCATTTCCCCGATACCGACCCGCAGTACAAAGGCATCGACAGCAAGCGCCTGCTCTCGGAGGTAGTGCGTTTGCTCCAGGAACGCGGCTATAGCATCTCCAACATCGATTCTACCATCTGCCTGGAAGCGCCCAAGGTCAATCCGCACATCCCCCAGATGCAGCGCGTGCTGGCCGAGGTGATGGGCATCGAGCCCGACGACATTAGCATCAAAGCCACTACCACCGAAAAGCTCGGCTTTGTGGGCCGCCGCGAAGGTGTGGCCGCTTACGCCTCCGTGCTCATCATGCAACCCTAA